A section of the Hevea brasiliensis isolate MT/VB/25A 57/8 chromosome 17, ASM3005281v1, whole genome shotgun sequence genome encodes:
- the LOC110663432 gene encoding DExH-box ATP-dependent RNA helicase DExH5, mitochondrial isoform X1 gives MLPPPPSHPLLLNSPSLQIPFTSLPRTLKPSLFHCPTSSTTIAMKDRPRSSYGAVYVPPHQRLRSVITPPSYSSSSVAAASPIDSKVSKNRSSTLSPIHSSPVPYFHQQQVQQRRNSAVDSNHFNNNKNNNDNNNHRFISAYDDGISDEGSDREVECSMVPAGASLSNNIEEWRQKLTLLLRDKEKQELVSREKKDRRDFEQIATMASRMGLYSHLYVKVVVISKVPLPNYRFDLDDKRPQREVSLPFGLQRRVDYYLGEYLFQKSKTKERFPDISFSRSSSSSILATDEGLFEQPKLPASSKAAMEKILWQRSLQLRDQQHAWQDSPEGRKMLEFRKSLPAYKEKDAILTAISQNQVVIISGETGCGKTTQIPQFILESEIESVQGAGCSIICTQPRRISAMSVSERVASERGEKLGECVGYKVRLEGIKGRDTHLLFCTTGILLRRLLVDRNLKGITHVIVDEIHERGMNEDFLLIVIKDLLPRRPELRLILMSATLDAELFSSYFGGARILRIPGFTYPVRTHFLENILEMTGYKLTLYNQIDDYGQERVWRTSKQAPRKRKSQIASAVEEALRAADFKEYGSQTRESLSCWNPDCVGFNLIEYLLCNICENERPGAVLVFMTGWDDISSLKDKLLSHPILGDPSQVLLLACHGSMASSEQRLIFDEPKDGVRKIVLATNITETSITINDVVFVLDCGKAKETSYDALNNTPCLLPSWISKVSAQQRRGRAGRVQPGECYHLYPRCVYEAFAEYQLPEILRTPLQSLCLQIKSLKLRSISEFLSRALQSPELLAVQNAIEYLKIIGALDENENLTVLGRYLTMLPMEPKLGKMLVLGAIFNCLDPILTVVAGLSVRDPFLTPMDKKDLAEAAKSQFSRDYSDHLALVRAYEGWKDAERDFAGYDYCWKNFLSVQSMKAIDSLRKEFFTLLKDAGLVDSNTTICNAWSHEEHLIRSVICYGLYPGLSSVVHNEKSFSLKTMEDGQVLLYSNSVNARESKIPYPWLVFNEKIKVNAVFLRDSTAVSDSVLLLFGGSMSKGDIDGHLKMLGGYLEFFMKPAIAEMYQTLRRELDELIQTKLLNPRMDIHVYHELLCAIRLLLSEDKCDGKFVFGHQVLKPSKISVMSTQPALVSRTESGPGGDNSKSQLQTLLTRAGYAAPTYKTKQLKNNQFRATVEFNGMQIMGQPCNNKKSAEKDAAVEALQWLMGGTQTGHEYVNHMSMLLKKSKKDHY, from the exons ATGCTCCCTCCTCCTCCTTCTCATCCTCTTCTTCTAAATTCGCCATCTCTGCAAATTCCTTTCACTTCACTTCCCAGAACCCTAAAACCCTCACTCTTCCACTGCCCCACCTCTTCCACTACTATAGCAATGAAGGACCGGCCACGTTCCTCGTACGGTGCTGTTTATGTTCCTCCACACCAACGTCTGCGCTCCGTCATCACCCCGCCGAGTTATAGCTCCTCCTCCGTTGCCGCTGCTTCTCCGATTGACTCTAAAGTCTCTAAAAATCGAAGCTCCACTTTAAGCCCTATACACAGCTCTCCTGTACCTTATTTCCACCAGCAGCAAGTGCAGCAGCGGAGGAACAGTGCTGTTGATAgtaatcattttaataataataagaataataatgataataataatcatAGGTTCATTTCTGCCTACGACGATGGGATCTCTGACGAAGGATCCGATCGTGAGGTGGAATGCTCGATGGTCCCGGCT GGAGCTTCCCTTTCTAATAACATTGAAGAGTGGAGGCAGAAGCTAACCTTGCTTTTGCGAGACAAGGAGAAGCAAGAGTTGGTCTCAAGGGAAAAAAAGGACAGACGTGATTTTGAGCAAATAGCAACTATGGCAAGCAGAATGGGTTTGTATAG CCATCTATATGTAAAAGTTGTTGTAATTAGTAAGGTCCCACTGCCAAACTACAGATTTGATTTGGATGATAAGCGTCCGCAGAGGGAG GTGAGCTTACCTTTTGGTTTGCAAAGAAGAGTTGAttactatcttggagaataccTCTTTCAGAAGTCCAAGACTAAGGAAAGATTTCCAGATATTTCCTTTTCTAGATCAAGCAGCAGCAGTATTCTAGCTACTGACGAAGGGCTTTTTGAGCAACCAAAGCTACCGGCTTCCAGCAAGGCTGCAATGGAGAAAATTCTATGGCAGAGAAGTTTGCAACTGCGGGATCAGCAGCATGCTTGGCAG GATTCTCCAGAAGGCAGAAAAATGCTGGAATTTCGGAAAAGTCTTCCTGCCTATAAAGAGAAAGATGCAATATTGACTGCCATTTCACAAAATCAG GTGGTCATTATCTCAGGTGAAACTGGCTGTGGCAAGACCACACAAATTCCCCAGTTCATATTAGAATCAGAGATAGAATCTGTCCAAGGAGCTGGTTGTAGTATTATATGTACACAGCCAAGACGAATATCTGCTATGTCTGTTTCTGAAAGAGTTGCTTCAGAAAGGGGGGAGAAATTGGGTGAATGT GTTGGATATAAAGTTCGGCTTGAAGGTATAAAAGGAAGAGATACCCACCTTCTGTTTTGCACCACAGGCATCTTGTTGAGGAGATTGCTTGTTGATAGAAATTTGAAGGGCATAACTCATGTTATTGTGGATGAGATTCACGAACGTGGAATGAATGAGG ACTTTCTGCTTATTGTCATTAAAGATCTCCTTCCCCGTCGGCCAGAACTGAGGCTGATTCTGATGAGTGCAACCCTTGATGCAGAGCTTTTCTCATCCTACTTTGGTGGAGCTCGAATACTTCGCATTCCA GGTTTTACATACCCAGTGCGAACTCATTTTCTGGAAAATATCCTGGAAATGACCGGTTACAAATTAACCTTATACAACCAAATTGATGATTATGGCCAAGAAAGGGTGTGGAGGACAAGTAAACAAGCTCCAAGAAAGAGGAAGAGCCAAATTGCTTCTGCTGTTGAG GAAGCACTAAGAGCTGCTGATTTCAAGGAGTATGGTTCCCAAACTCGAGAGTCTTTGTCTTGTTGGAATCCCGATTGCGTTGGGTTTAATCTCATTGAGTATCTTTTATGTAATATATGTGAGAATGAGAGGCCTGGTGCTGTTCTGGTTTTTATGACTGGGTGGGATGACATAAGTTCTCTGAAGGATAAGCTCCTATCACATCCTATTTTAGGAGATCCAAGTCAAGTGTTGTTGCTCGCTTGCCATGGTTCTATGGCTAGCTCAGAGCAG AGATTAATATTTGATGAGCCCAAAGATGGTGTGAGGAAAATAGTGCTAGCTACTAATATTACTGAGACGAGCATCACAATTAATGATGTTGTTTTCGTACTTGACTGTGGAAAGGCAAAGGAGACTTCATATGATGCCCTGAATAATACTCCTTGTCTGCTTCCTTCCTGGATTTCTAAGGTGTCTGCTCAACAA AGAAGAGGAAGAGCTGGCCGCGTTCAACCAGGAGAATGTTACCATCTTTATCCTAGATGTGTCTATGAAGCCTTTGCAGAGTATCAGTTACCAGAAATTTTGAGGACTCCTTTGCAGTCTCTCTGTCTGCAAATCAAAAGTTTGAAACTCAGAAGTATTTCTGAGTTTCTCTCAAGGGCCTTGCAGTCACCTGAGTTGTTGGCG GTTCAAAATGCTATTGAATACTTGAAAATCATTGGGGCCTTGGATGAGAACGAAAATTTGACTGTTCTGG GACGATATTTGACTATGCTTCCCATGGAGCCTAAACTTGGAAAGATGCTCGTATTAGGTGCTATCTTCAATTGCCTGGATCCGATATTGACTGTCGTTGCTGGCCTTAGTGTTAGAGATCCTTTCTTGACACCAATGGATAAGAAGGAT CTTGCAGAGGCTGCTAAATCTCAATTTTCCCGTGATTATAGTGACCACCTTGCCCTTGTCCGGGCCTATGAGGGATGGAAAGATGCTGAAAGAGATTTTGCAGGGTATGACTATTGTTGGAAAAATTTTCTATCTGTGCAATCTATGAAAGCAATTGATTCTCTTAGGAAAGAGTTCTTCACCTTGCTCAAGGATGCTGGTCTGGTTGATAGCAACACTACCATCTGCAATGCATGGAGCCATGAAGAGCATCTCATTCGATCAGTTATTTGCTATGGCCTCTATCCAGGACTTTCCTCTGTTGTG CATAATGAAAAATCATTTTCTCTGAAAACCATGGAGGATGGACAAGTGCTTCTGTACTCT AACTCGGTCAATGCTCGGGAATCTAAAATTCCTTATCCATGGCTGGTTTTCAATGAGAAGATAAAGGTTAATGCTGTTTTCCTTCGGGATTCAACAGCTGTTTCTGATTCAGTGTTGCTTCTATTTGGTGGAAGCATGTCCAAGGGGGACATT GATGGACATCTGAAGATGCTGGGAGGATACTTGGAATTCTTCATGAAACCTGCTATAGCCGAAATGTATCAAACCTTGAGGAGAGAACTTGATGAACTGATTCAGACCAAA CTTTTGAATCCCAGGATGGATATACACGTGTATCATGAGCTCCTATGTGCCATACGTTTACTGCTTTCAGAAGATAAATGTGATGGCAAATTTGTATTTGGCCATCAAGTACTGAAGCCCTCGAAGATCTCTGTTATGTCAACACAGCCAGCCTTAGTGTCAAGGACTGAAAGTGGTCCTGGAGGTGATAATTCTAAGTCTCAGCTCCAAACATTGCTAACCAGGGCTGGATATGCTGCACCAACTTACAAGACAAAGCAGTTGAAGAACAACCAATTTCGAGCTACTGTGGAGTTTAATGGAATGCAAATTATGGGGCAACCTTGCAATAATAAGAAGAGTGCAGAGAAAGATGCAGCAGTTGAGGCGCTGCAGTGGCTGATGGGTGGGACCCAGACAGGACATGAATACGTCAATCACATGTCAATGCTACTAAAGAAAAGCAAGAAGGATCATTACTGA
- the LOC110663432 gene encoding DExH-box ATP-dependent RNA helicase DExH5, mitochondrial isoform X3, whose amino-acid sequence MAEKFATAGSAACLAEGRKMLEFRKSLPAYKEKDAILTAISQNQVVIISGETGCGKTTQIPQFILESEIESVQGAGCSIICTQPRRISAMSVSERVASERGEKLGECVGYKVRLEGIKGRDTHLLFCTTGILLRRLLVDRNLKGITHVIVDEIHERGMNEDFLLIVIKDLLPRRPELRLILMSATLDAELFSSYFGGARILRIPGFTYPVRTHFLENILEMTGYKLTLYNQIDDYGQERVWRTSKQAPRKRKSQIASAVEEALRAADFKEYGSQTRESLSCWNPDCVGFNLIEYLLCNICENERPGAVLVFMTGWDDISSLKDKLLSHPILGDPSQVLLLACHGSMASSEQRLIFDEPKDGVRKIVLATNITETSITINDVVFVLDCGKAKETSYDALNNTPCLLPSWISKVSAQQRRGRAGRVQPGECYHLYPRCVYEAFAEYQLPEILRTPLQSLCLQIKSLKLRSISEFLSRALQSPELLAVQNAIEYLKIIGALDENENLTVLGRYLTMLPMEPKLGKMLVLGAIFNCLDPILTVVAGLSVRDPFLTPMDKKDLAEAAKSQFSRDYSDHLALVRAYEGWKDAERDFAGYDYCWKNFLSVQSMKAIDSLRKEFFTLLKDAGLVDSNTTICNAWSHEEHLIRSVICYGLYPGLSSVVHNEKSFSLKTMEDGQVLLYSNSVNARESKIPYPWLVFNEKIKVNAVFLRDSTAVSDSVLLLFGGSMSKGDIDGHLKMLGGYLEFFMKPAIAEMYQTLRRELDELIQTKLLNPRMDIHVYHELLCAIRLLLSEDKCDGKFVFGHQVLKPSKISVMSTQPALVSRTESGPGGDNSKSQLQTLLTRAGYAAPTYKTKQLKNNQFRATVEFNGMQIMGQPCNNKKSAEKDAAVEALQWLMGGTQTGHEYVNHMSMLLKKSKKDHY is encoded by the exons ATGGCAGAGAAGTTTGCAACTGCGGGATCAGCAGCATGCTTGGCAG AAGGCAGAAAAATGCTGGAATTTCGGAAAAGTCTTCCTGCCTATAAAGAGAAAGATGCAATATTGACTGCCATTTCACAAAATCAG GTGGTCATTATCTCAGGTGAAACTGGCTGTGGCAAGACCACACAAATTCCCCAGTTCATATTAGAATCAGAGATAGAATCTGTCCAAGGAGCTGGTTGTAGTATTATATGTACACAGCCAAGACGAATATCTGCTATGTCTGTTTCTGAAAGAGTTGCTTCAGAAAGGGGGGAGAAATTGGGTGAATGT GTTGGATATAAAGTTCGGCTTGAAGGTATAAAAGGAAGAGATACCCACCTTCTGTTTTGCACCACAGGCATCTTGTTGAGGAGATTGCTTGTTGATAGAAATTTGAAGGGCATAACTCATGTTATTGTGGATGAGATTCACGAACGTGGAATGAATGAGG ACTTTCTGCTTATTGTCATTAAAGATCTCCTTCCCCGTCGGCCAGAACTGAGGCTGATTCTGATGAGTGCAACCCTTGATGCAGAGCTTTTCTCATCCTACTTTGGTGGAGCTCGAATACTTCGCATTCCA GGTTTTACATACCCAGTGCGAACTCATTTTCTGGAAAATATCCTGGAAATGACCGGTTACAAATTAACCTTATACAACCAAATTGATGATTATGGCCAAGAAAGGGTGTGGAGGACAAGTAAACAAGCTCCAAGAAAGAGGAAGAGCCAAATTGCTTCTGCTGTTGAG GAAGCACTAAGAGCTGCTGATTTCAAGGAGTATGGTTCCCAAACTCGAGAGTCTTTGTCTTGTTGGAATCCCGATTGCGTTGGGTTTAATCTCATTGAGTATCTTTTATGTAATATATGTGAGAATGAGAGGCCTGGTGCTGTTCTGGTTTTTATGACTGGGTGGGATGACATAAGTTCTCTGAAGGATAAGCTCCTATCACATCCTATTTTAGGAGATCCAAGTCAAGTGTTGTTGCTCGCTTGCCATGGTTCTATGGCTAGCTCAGAGCAG AGATTAATATTTGATGAGCCCAAAGATGGTGTGAGGAAAATAGTGCTAGCTACTAATATTACTGAGACGAGCATCACAATTAATGATGTTGTTTTCGTACTTGACTGTGGAAAGGCAAAGGAGACTTCATATGATGCCCTGAATAATACTCCTTGTCTGCTTCCTTCCTGGATTTCTAAGGTGTCTGCTCAACAA AGAAGAGGAAGAGCTGGCCGCGTTCAACCAGGAGAATGTTACCATCTTTATCCTAGATGTGTCTATGAAGCCTTTGCAGAGTATCAGTTACCAGAAATTTTGAGGACTCCTTTGCAGTCTCTCTGTCTGCAAATCAAAAGTTTGAAACTCAGAAGTATTTCTGAGTTTCTCTCAAGGGCCTTGCAGTCACCTGAGTTGTTGGCG GTTCAAAATGCTATTGAATACTTGAAAATCATTGGGGCCTTGGATGAGAACGAAAATTTGACTGTTCTGG GACGATATTTGACTATGCTTCCCATGGAGCCTAAACTTGGAAAGATGCTCGTATTAGGTGCTATCTTCAATTGCCTGGATCCGATATTGACTGTCGTTGCTGGCCTTAGTGTTAGAGATCCTTTCTTGACACCAATGGATAAGAAGGAT CTTGCAGAGGCTGCTAAATCTCAATTTTCCCGTGATTATAGTGACCACCTTGCCCTTGTCCGGGCCTATGAGGGATGGAAAGATGCTGAAAGAGATTTTGCAGGGTATGACTATTGTTGGAAAAATTTTCTATCTGTGCAATCTATGAAAGCAATTGATTCTCTTAGGAAAGAGTTCTTCACCTTGCTCAAGGATGCTGGTCTGGTTGATAGCAACACTACCATCTGCAATGCATGGAGCCATGAAGAGCATCTCATTCGATCAGTTATTTGCTATGGCCTCTATCCAGGACTTTCCTCTGTTGTG CATAATGAAAAATCATTTTCTCTGAAAACCATGGAGGATGGACAAGTGCTTCTGTACTCT AACTCGGTCAATGCTCGGGAATCTAAAATTCCTTATCCATGGCTGGTTTTCAATGAGAAGATAAAGGTTAATGCTGTTTTCCTTCGGGATTCAACAGCTGTTTCTGATTCAGTGTTGCTTCTATTTGGTGGAAGCATGTCCAAGGGGGACATT GATGGACATCTGAAGATGCTGGGAGGATACTTGGAATTCTTCATGAAACCTGCTATAGCCGAAATGTATCAAACCTTGAGGAGAGAACTTGATGAACTGATTCAGACCAAA CTTTTGAATCCCAGGATGGATATACACGTGTATCATGAGCTCCTATGTGCCATACGTTTACTGCTTTCAGAAGATAAATGTGATGGCAAATTTGTATTTGGCCATCAAGTACTGAAGCCCTCGAAGATCTCTGTTATGTCAACACAGCCAGCCTTAGTGTCAAGGACTGAAAGTGGTCCTGGAGGTGATAATTCTAAGTCTCAGCTCCAAACATTGCTAACCAGGGCTGGATATGCTGCACCAACTTACAAGACAAAGCAGTTGAAGAACAACCAATTTCGAGCTACTGTGGAGTTTAATGGAATGCAAATTATGGGGCAACCTTGCAATAATAAGAAGAGTGCAGAGAAAGATGCAGCAGTTGAGGCGCTGCAGTGGCTGATGGGTGGGACCCAGACAGGACATGAATACGTCAATCACATGTCAATGCTACTAAAGAAAAGCAAGAAGGATCATTACTGA
- the LOC110663432 gene encoding DExH-box ATP-dependent RNA helicase DExH5, mitochondrial isoform X2, which translates to MAEKFATAGSAACLDSPEGRKMLEFRKSLPAYKEKDAILTAISQNQVVIISGETGCGKTTQIPQFILESEIESVQGAGCSIICTQPRRISAMSVSERVASERGEKLGECVGYKVRLEGIKGRDTHLLFCTTGILLRRLLVDRNLKGITHVIVDEIHERGMNEDFLLIVIKDLLPRRPELRLILMSATLDAELFSSYFGGARILRIPGFTYPVRTHFLENILEMTGYKLTLYNQIDDYGQERVWRTSKQAPRKRKSQIASAVEEALRAADFKEYGSQTRESLSCWNPDCVGFNLIEYLLCNICENERPGAVLVFMTGWDDISSLKDKLLSHPILGDPSQVLLLACHGSMASSEQRLIFDEPKDGVRKIVLATNITETSITINDVVFVLDCGKAKETSYDALNNTPCLLPSWISKVSAQQRRGRAGRVQPGECYHLYPRCVYEAFAEYQLPEILRTPLQSLCLQIKSLKLRSISEFLSRALQSPELLAVQNAIEYLKIIGALDENENLTVLGRYLTMLPMEPKLGKMLVLGAIFNCLDPILTVVAGLSVRDPFLTPMDKKDLAEAAKSQFSRDYSDHLALVRAYEGWKDAERDFAGYDYCWKNFLSVQSMKAIDSLRKEFFTLLKDAGLVDSNTTICNAWSHEEHLIRSVICYGLYPGLSSVVHNEKSFSLKTMEDGQVLLYSNSVNARESKIPYPWLVFNEKIKVNAVFLRDSTAVSDSVLLLFGGSMSKGDIDGHLKMLGGYLEFFMKPAIAEMYQTLRRELDELIQTKLLNPRMDIHVYHELLCAIRLLLSEDKCDGKFVFGHQVLKPSKISVMSTQPALVSRTESGPGGDNSKSQLQTLLTRAGYAAPTYKTKQLKNNQFRATVEFNGMQIMGQPCNNKKSAEKDAAVEALQWLMGGTQTGHEYVNHMSMLLKKSKKDHY; encoded by the exons ATGGCAGAGAAGTTTGCAACTGCGGGATCAGCAGCATGCTTG GATTCTCCAGAAGGCAGAAAAATGCTGGAATTTCGGAAAAGTCTTCCTGCCTATAAAGAGAAAGATGCAATATTGACTGCCATTTCACAAAATCAG GTGGTCATTATCTCAGGTGAAACTGGCTGTGGCAAGACCACACAAATTCCCCAGTTCATATTAGAATCAGAGATAGAATCTGTCCAAGGAGCTGGTTGTAGTATTATATGTACACAGCCAAGACGAATATCTGCTATGTCTGTTTCTGAAAGAGTTGCTTCAGAAAGGGGGGAGAAATTGGGTGAATGT GTTGGATATAAAGTTCGGCTTGAAGGTATAAAAGGAAGAGATACCCACCTTCTGTTTTGCACCACAGGCATCTTGTTGAGGAGATTGCTTGTTGATAGAAATTTGAAGGGCATAACTCATGTTATTGTGGATGAGATTCACGAACGTGGAATGAATGAGG ACTTTCTGCTTATTGTCATTAAAGATCTCCTTCCCCGTCGGCCAGAACTGAGGCTGATTCTGATGAGTGCAACCCTTGATGCAGAGCTTTTCTCATCCTACTTTGGTGGAGCTCGAATACTTCGCATTCCA GGTTTTACATACCCAGTGCGAACTCATTTTCTGGAAAATATCCTGGAAATGACCGGTTACAAATTAACCTTATACAACCAAATTGATGATTATGGCCAAGAAAGGGTGTGGAGGACAAGTAAACAAGCTCCAAGAAAGAGGAAGAGCCAAATTGCTTCTGCTGTTGAG GAAGCACTAAGAGCTGCTGATTTCAAGGAGTATGGTTCCCAAACTCGAGAGTCTTTGTCTTGTTGGAATCCCGATTGCGTTGGGTTTAATCTCATTGAGTATCTTTTATGTAATATATGTGAGAATGAGAGGCCTGGTGCTGTTCTGGTTTTTATGACTGGGTGGGATGACATAAGTTCTCTGAAGGATAAGCTCCTATCACATCCTATTTTAGGAGATCCAAGTCAAGTGTTGTTGCTCGCTTGCCATGGTTCTATGGCTAGCTCAGAGCAG AGATTAATATTTGATGAGCCCAAAGATGGTGTGAGGAAAATAGTGCTAGCTACTAATATTACTGAGACGAGCATCACAATTAATGATGTTGTTTTCGTACTTGACTGTGGAAAGGCAAAGGAGACTTCATATGATGCCCTGAATAATACTCCTTGTCTGCTTCCTTCCTGGATTTCTAAGGTGTCTGCTCAACAA AGAAGAGGAAGAGCTGGCCGCGTTCAACCAGGAGAATGTTACCATCTTTATCCTAGATGTGTCTATGAAGCCTTTGCAGAGTATCAGTTACCAGAAATTTTGAGGACTCCTTTGCAGTCTCTCTGTCTGCAAATCAAAAGTTTGAAACTCAGAAGTATTTCTGAGTTTCTCTCAAGGGCCTTGCAGTCACCTGAGTTGTTGGCG GTTCAAAATGCTATTGAATACTTGAAAATCATTGGGGCCTTGGATGAGAACGAAAATTTGACTGTTCTGG GACGATATTTGACTATGCTTCCCATGGAGCCTAAACTTGGAAAGATGCTCGTATTAGGTGCTATCTTCAATTGCCTGGATCCGATATTGACTGTCGTTGCTGGCCTTAGTGTTAGAGATCCTTTCTTGACACCAATGGATAAGAAGGAT CTTGCAGAGGCTGCTAAATCTCAATTTTCCCGTGATTATAGTGACCACCTTGCCCTTGTCCGGGCCTATGAGGGATGGAAAGATGCTGAAAGAGATTTTGCAGGGTATGACTATTGTTGGAAAAATTTTCTATCTGTGCAATCTATGAAAGCAATTGATTCTCTTAGGAAAGAGTTCTTCACCTTGCTCAAGGATGCTGGTCTGGTTGATAGCAACACTACCATCTGCAATGCATGGAGCCATGAAGAGCATCTCATTCGATCAGTTATTTGCTATGGCCTCTATCCAGGACTTTCCTCTGTTGTG CATAATGAAAAATCATTTTCTCTGAAAACCATGGAGGATGGACAAGTGCTTCTGTACTCT AACTCGGTCAATGCTCGGGAATCTAAAATTCCTTATCCATGGCTGGTTTTCAATGAGAAGATAAAGGTTAATGCTGTTTTCCTTCGGGATTCAACAGCTGTTTCTGATTCAGTGTTGCTTCTATTTGGTGGAAGCATGTCCAAGGGGGACATT GATGGACATCTGAAGATGCTGGGAGGATACTTGGAATTCTTCATGAAACCTGCTATAGCCGAAATGTATCAAACCTTGAGGAGAGAACTTGATGAACTGATTCAGACCAAA CTTTTGAATCCCAGGATGGATATACACGTGTATCATGAGCTCCTATGTGCCATACGTTTACTGCTTTCAGAAGATAAATGTGATGGCAAATTTGTATTTGGCCATCAAGTACTGAAGCCCTCGAAGATCTCTGTTATGTCAACACAGCCAGCCTTAGTGTCAAGGACTGAAAGTGGTCCTGGAGGTGATAATTCTAAGTCTCAGCTCCAAACATTGCTAACCAGGGCTGGATATGCTGCACCAACTTACAAGACAAAGCAGTTGAAGAACAACCAATTTCGAGCTACTGTGGAGTTTAATGGAATGCAAATTATGGGGCAACCTTGCAATAATAAGAAGAGTGCAGAGAAAGATGCAGCAGTTGAGGCGCTGCAGTGGCTGATGGGTGGGACCCAGACAGGACATGAATACGTCAATCACATGTCAATGCTACTAAAGAAAAGCAAGAAGGATCATTACTGA